DNA from Bacillus sp. 2205SS5-2:
AAACTACTACAAGTTGAGAATAACACTACAAAGGCATTTTTAAATGTATTGCAAAATTCATCTTCAAATCTAACAGCCAAGTTTATTGATTGGTTAGGCCTAAATGGAAATGTTAGGGACACTTATGAATATATGTATCAAGTTTCAAATGAACTCCATCGATATACTCAACAAGCTGTAGTAATTGGAATTGCCGAAACTAATAAATTGATAAATAGTCAGCAAGAAAAGAAGTATTACATTCCTGATGGTGCAATTCTTACTGAAACGGTATCAATATTAATAGAAACTAAGATAGGGATAGGTTCATATTTAGAAATAAATCAACTTGAAGGGCATAAACAAAGATTTGCTATTAATCAAAAAGTGAATGAAAATATCATTTTAACATGGAAAGAGATAAGAAATTTCTTTAGAGAACAAATTTAGAATTTTGAAGAAACCAATGATGTATTAACTTGCTTTTTATTAGATCAGTTTGAGGAGTTCTGTGTAATCAACTGCATAGGTGGAGCAAAGACTATTGATTATTTCTTTTTGCAATTTGAAAAAGTCACTGCTCAGAAGGTAGCAAGAAAAATACATAGTTACATATGGAAGGAAGCTGATTTCACTGATATTGAAGATGCAGGGACAAGAGATGGAATTGGTTATAAACGTATAGGAAAACCAAAATTTGCGACCCTGTCTATCCAAAGGCAAAGACATTTTATTCTTCACATAGGTAAAAAGGGCCAAAAATTAGGTCTTAGTAATCAAAAAAAAAATAGATCATATTTTGGAAAGACAATTTGATCGCCAGCATTATGACGATGAAAGATATCCACATGAGACATATATTAGGTTAGAGTGGGTAGATGATTTTGAACAAATTAGGCCATTCATTGATTTAGCATATAATTTAAGATGAGAAATGTAGGCGAAGGGACTGGTTCACAGTACCATTTTTTCTTTTAAACGGAACGAGGTACCTGCCCCTCCGTTGCACTATTCTTCCGTTGAAATCTAAGGATTGTTCATTTAACCTAGTCATAGAAGAGCCCCTCTTTGGTTTTGTTTTGGCTTAGGTACCTATTACATTACCAAAAATGGGGCTTTTTTCATGTTTTTAGACTTTCACCTAATGGGTGATCAATATTTCCTCTTGAATGATCTATCACTACTGGTTTCGAGGTTAATTGTAACCATCTCTATGAATAATTCAGGAGACTAATTACAGAAGAATCGAATGAGTTCGTTTGATCGGAGAAATAGAAACGAAATTTCTAACGAAGTAAATCCTCCAAGGCGGGGGTCTCTTAAGATGTTTTCAGTCGTCTAAAACTTGCGCACATTTTTTATTATTGAGGAGTTACAGCAATACCTTGTGCTCCATTTCCAGTGGCAAATATATTTGCGATCACTTCATTATCTGAGGTTTGGATGACTTCAACATTATCAGGATCACCATTTGATACATACAACCTACTTCCATCCGTGTTAATAGCCATTTGTTGTGGGTTAACACCTAGTTGTGTTTGTTTCATAACTGTGTTGGTACTTACATTTATAACATTATAACTTCCAAAGGCTACAAAATTTTGATTGGCTATTATATATACGAAGTCTGAGTTTGGAGAGGCGACGATATCTAGTGCGAAGTTCGCTTTAGATAGTTGGAATTCCGCTATTTTGGTATTATCCGAAGTCCTTATGACTCCAACGAATTGAGTGGAACCAATCACATAGATAAATTCACCATTGGGTGTAATGGCTAAATTTTGAGAAGAAATAACACTCGTAATGTCCAAAATCACAGTCTGACTCTCCGTATCGATCACAGTAAGTGTTCCGTTCGAAATGACAACATACACTCTCTTACTATCGGGTGAGCTCACAATAGACAAAGGGACATTTTGTACAGCTATGGTTTTGATTACTAGATTATCAGAAGTTCGAATAATGGAAATCGTACTGTCTAGTGTATTCGCTACATAAACAAACTGTCCATTGGGAGTTATGACAATATTTTTAAATGGAATTGGCCCCCCTGTTCCCTCACCAACATCTATATTTTTGATAACACTCGGCGTATCACTCACTTCGATTACAGAAACGGTTTTAGCAGTTGCATTATAGACATACACAAATTGACTATCAGGTGATGAAACTAAATTCACAGGACGTGCCCCTGTAGGAATTGGATCACCGACCAGTGTATTATCTGATACACGAATGACTGAAACAGACCCTGCAGTTACATTAGCTACAAAAGCAAATTTTCCATCAGGTGTCACAATGACTCGTGCAGGTGACGACTGAACGGATAACGTCTTAATAACGGTATTTGTTTGCCCATTAATAGCTGTAACATTATTTGAAAGTAAGTTCGTAACATAAACGGTTTCTGCAGGAACCTGACACCCTACAGTCGTAAACTCCGTGTCAGAAATAGGGGTATTATCAACCGTCGTACTTGCTAAAAATGTTGCGACAGTCGAACTAGTGAGTAATTGAACGGTTACCATGGAAGAAAATTGTCCATTTTCATCTGTGGTTGCTGGATTCGGATTAAAACTAATGCGATCAGGAATAGAGCTGGAAAAGAAAACTTCCACCCCAGAAACAGGACATTCTCCATCCGAGGTGACACAGCCCGTCACATTCC
Protein-coding regions in this window:
- a CDS encoding beta-propeller fold lactonase family protein, coding for MSNYCRKKTWNGPNITFEVSTEIDCQGNVTGCVTSDGECPVSGVEVFFSSSIPDRISFNPNPATTDENGQFSSMVTVQLLTSSTVATFLASTTVDNTPISDTEFTTVGCQVPAETVYVTNLLSNNVTAINGQTNTVIKTLSVQSSPARVIVTPDGKFAFVANVTAGSVSVIRVSDNTLVGDPIPTGARPVNLVSSPDSQFVYVYNATAKTVSVIEVSDTPSVIKNIDVGEGTGGPIPFKNIVITPNGQFVYVANTLDSTISIIRTSDNLVIKTIAVQNVPLSIVSSPDSKRVYVVISNGTLTVIDTESQTVILDITSVISSQNLAITPNGEFIYVIGSTQFVGVIRTSDNTKIAEFQLSKANFALDIVASPNSDFVYIIANQNFVAFGSYNVINVSTNTVMKQTQLGVNPQQMAINTDGSRLYVSNGDPDNVEVIQTSDNEVIANIFATGNGAQGIAVTPQ